The Methylomonas koyamae genome has a segment encoding these proteins:
- a CDS encoding heterodisulfide reductase-related iron-sulfur binding cluster: MKLFLDWSSYRNAGMGDAYADIPKHGADFAKAVAVCIGSKQCQQHVDKGVMCPSYRVSGNPDLSPGGRVKLLKAALNADDPAALFDPALVAAMELCVACKGCKRECENEVDMAAIKAEFLAQQAARRGLPLRRKLWGHLPKLLAWPGLRRWIAWRNRSPLLAKLAQTALGISAKAELPLPAPSPFRIPKQSRLALHPELAERQVVLLVDTFNYYFNPASADAARQLLTAAGYHVHVAAPAADDKDRRPLCCGRTYFSNGMLDQARTEARRMLAALAEHIEAGRSIVGLEPSCILSLRDEYLKLDLGESARKLAEKVVLLEEFIVREQSAKRWTLAFQAIPKLSRVLLHGHCHQKAVGSIKAVRKLLKQIPELSFELIESSCCGMAGNFGVEAEHYADAQAMAEQALFPALRAEPDALLVGSGFSCREQIVGGGFAKPLHLSELLCLALPSQT; encoded by the coding sequence ATGAAGCTGTTCCTCGATTGGTCGTCCTACCGCAACGCCGGCATGGGCGACGCCTACGCCGACATTCCCAAGCACGGCGCCGATTTTGCCAAGGCGGTGGCGGTGTGCATCGGCAGCAAGCAGTGCCAGCAACACGTCGACAAAGGCGTGATGTGCCCGAGTTATCGCGTCAGCGGCAATCCGGATTTGTCGCCGGGCGGCCGGGTCAAATTATTGAAAGCGGCACTGAACGCCGACGATCCGGCAGCCTTGTTCGACCCGGCACTGGTTGCGGCGATGGAGTTGTGCGTGGCTTGCAAGGGCTGCAAGCGCGAATGCGAAAACGAGGTGGACATGGCGGCGATCAAGGCCGAATTTCTGGCCCAGCAAGCCGCCCGGCGCGGTTTGCCGTTGCGGCGCAAACTGTGGGGCCATCTGCCCAAACTGTTGGCCTGGCCGGGATTGCGCCGCTGGATCGCTTGGCGCAACCGTTCGCCGCTGCTGGCCAAGCTGGCCCAAACCGCTTTGGGCATCAGCGCCAAGGCCGAATTGCCACTGCCGGCGCCATCGCCGTTTCGGATACCGAAACAGTCGCGCTTGGCCTTGCATCCGGAATTGGCCGAGCGGCAAGTAGTGCTGCTGGTCGATACGTTTAACTATTACTTCAATCCGGCTTCGGCCGACGCCGCGAGACAACTGTTGACCGCGGCCGGCTACCATGTCCACGTCGCTGCGCCGGCCGCAGACGATAAAGACCGGCGGCCGCTATGCTGCGGCCGCACCTATTTTTCCAACGGCATGCTGGACCAGGCCCGGACCGAAGCCCGCCGGATGCTGGCCGCGCTGGCGGAACACATCGAGGCCGGCCGCAGCATCGTCGGCCTGGAGCCGTCCTGCATTCTGAGTTTGCGCGACGAATACCTGAAACTGGACTTGGGCGAATCGGCCCGTAAATTGGCCGAGAAAGTCGTGTTGCTGGAAGAGTTCATCGTTCGCGAACAAAGCGCCAAGCGCTGGACTTTGGCGTTCCAGGCCATCCCTAAGCTATCCCGCGTGCTGCTGCACGGCCATTGCCACCAAAAAGCGGTCGGCTCGATTAAAGCGGTGCGTAAACTCTTGAAGCAGATTCCCGAGCTGTCGTTCGAACTGATCGAATCGTCCTGTTGCGGCATGGCAGGCAATTTCGGCGTCGAAGCCGAACATTACGCCGACGCGCAAGCGATGGCCGAGCAGGCTTTGTTCCCGGCCTTGCGCGCCGAGCCGGATGCCTTGCTGGTCGGTAGCGGGTTTTCCTGCCGCGAACAAATCGTCGGCGGTGGCTTTGCCAAACCGCTGCATTTATCGGAATTACTTTGTCTTGCCTTACCTTCTCAGACGTAG
- a CDS encoding DUF6156 family protein — protein sequence MELDNCACRYFISYSGVKLPLKLVNELPDESHLENRNTYFRGFFDGNERLLLLEKLVYGDVELRHRYRYHANGALADAEITDADGEIDILRFDENGAAIAAG from the coding sequence GTGGAATTGGATAACTGTGCCTGCCGTTATTTCATCAGCTACAGCGGCGTCAAATTACCGCTGAAACTGGTCAACGAACTGCCCGACGAAAGCCACCTGGAAAATCGCAACACCTACTTCCGCGGCTTTTTCGACGGCAACGAACGCCTGTTGCTGCTGGAAAAACTGGTCTACGGCGACGTCGAACTGCGCCACCGCTACCGTTACCACGCGAACGGCGCATTGGCCGACGCCGAAATTACCGATGCCGACGGCGAGATCGACATACTCAGGTTCGACGAGAACGGCGCGGCCATCGCAGCCGGCTGA
- a CDS encoding ABC transporter transmembrane domain-containing protein — protein MALAFVLLCLGSATLLLVPLAFRDLIDFGFGGKQTPANGGLADGLSLNGRFLALFALASLWAVTIAARYYTVSWVGERVAADLRSAVYRKVLAQSPQFFETLQTGEVLSRLTGDTTLIQTVVGSSVSMGLRSLFQFIGGMAMLAVTSFHLFSLILGLIALLMLPLMAMGRYVKKLSRESQDKIADASALAGEILNAVPTVQAYSQEVREAQRYAGRAEASFATAIRRSRFRALLTAFVIMAVMGAIIFVLWVGANQVKAGEMSGGQLASFVLYATLVSGGVSTIAEVWGDLMRASGAAGRLLELLRSEAAIVGGEEIFARAEQHRIGVQFRNVEFRYPSRPEHAALAGIELEISAGDSVALIGPSGAGKTTLFQLLLRFYDATQGTILLNGIDIRRLALDELRRQIAVVPQEAVIFSASALENIRYGRPDATDAEVIAAARSAHADEFIRRLPEAYQTFLGERGTRLSGGQRQRIAIARAILKNAPLLLLDEATSALDAESEILVQQGLAAAMQGRTTLIIAHRLATVKNVDRIVVLDQGRIVETGAPDDLRQQSGLYARLASLQFEMH, from the coding sequence GTGGCGTTGGCCTTCGTCTTGCTGTGTCTCGGTTCGGCGACATTGTTATTGGTGCCGCTGGCGTTCCGCGACCTGATCGATTTCGGTTTCGGCGGCAAGCAGACGCCGGCAAACGGCGGCTTGGCCGATGGCCTGAGCCTGAACGGCCGCTTCTTGGCCTTGTTCGCTTTGGCCAGCCTGTGGGCCGTGACGATAGCCGCCCGCTATTACACGGTGTCCTGGGTCGGCGAGCGGGTCGCGGCCGATTTGCGCAGCGCGGTCTACCGCAAGGTGCTGGCGCAGTCGCCGCAATTTTTCGAAACCTTGCAAACCGGCGAAGTGCTGTCGCGGTTGACCGGCGATACCACGCTGATTCAAACCGTGGTCGGCAGTTCGGTATCGATGGGCCTGCGCAGCCTGTTCCAGTTTATCGGCGGCATGGCGATGCTGGCGGTGACCAGCTTCCACCTGTTCTCGTTGATTCTGGGCCTGATCGCGTTGCTGATGCTGCCGCTTATGGCGATGGGCCGTTATGTGAAGAAATTGTCGCGCGAGTCGCAGGATAAAATTGCCGACGCTTCGGCGCTGGCCGGCGAAATTCTGAATGCGGTGCCGACGGTGCAGGCTTATTCCCAGGAAGTCCGCGAAGCGCAACGTTACGCCGGGCGGGCCGAGGCGAGTTTCGCGACGGCGATCCGCCGCAGCCGGTTCCGGGCCTTGCTGACCGCTTTTGTGATTATGGCTGTGATGGGCGCCATCATTTTCGTGTTGTGGGTCGGCGCCAACCAAGTCAAGGCCGGCGAGATGAGCGGCGGCCAATTGGCCTCGTTCGTGCTGTACGCCACGCTGGTGTCCGGCGGCGTTAGCACCATCGCCGAAGTGTGGGGGGATTTGATGCGCGCCAGCGGCGCCGCCGGCCGTCTGCTGGAGCTGTTGCGCAGCGAAGCCGCCATCGTCGGCGGCGAGGAAATATTCGCGAGGGCCGAGCAACACCGAATCGGCGTCCAATTCCGCAACGTGGAGTTTCGCTATCCGTCGCGTCCCGAGCATGCGGCGCTGGCCGGCATCGAGCTGGAGATTAGCGCCGGCGACAGCGTGGCCTTGATCGGTCCGTCCGGCGCCGGCAAAACCACGTTGTTTCAATTATTGCTGCGCTTTTACGATGCCACGCAGGGGACGATTTTGCTGAACGGCATCGATATTCGGCGCTTGGCGCTCGACGAGTTGCGCCGGCAAATCGCCGTGGTGCCGCAGGAAGCGGTGATTTTTTCCGCCAGCGCGCTGGAAAACATCCGCTACGGCCGGCCCGATGCCACCGACGCCGAGGTCATCGCTGCGGCCCGTTCCGCGCATGCCGACGAATTTATCCGGCGCTTGCCGGAGGCTTACCAAACCTTCCTCGGCGAACGCGGCACTCGCTTGTCCGGCGGCCAACGCCAACGCATCGCCATCGCCCGCGCCATCTTGAAAAATGCGCCGCTGTTATTACTCGACGAAGCCACCAGCGCGCTGGACGCCGAGTCGGAAATTCTGGTTCAGCAAGGCCTGGCTGCCGCGATGCAAGGCCGGACCACGTTGATCATCGCCCACCGCTTGGCGACGGTAAAAAATGTCGACCGCATCGTCGTGTTGGATCAGGGCCGCATCGTCGAAACCGGCGCACCGGATGACCTGCGCCAACAGAGCGGTCTGTACGCCAGGCTGGCGAGTTTGCAGTTCGAGATGCACTGA
- a CDS encoding bifunctional protein-serine/threonine kinase/phosphatase, with translation MAKTLAVRIGAASDKGVKADNEDFWGALVPAEPQLTLKGIAVAIADGMSGSEAGKEASHCCITAFLEDYYSTPDSWSVTKAGQKILSATNSWLHSQGRMRYASVKGMVSTLSVLVLKSNTAHIFHVGDSRIYLWRQGQLEQLTRDHRLWVSDDKSYLNRAMGIEPHLEIDYKSLTLEKGDRFLLSTDGLHDFVGEAYIRAQLAEAGDPELIAKNLVALALANASDDNVTCQIVEIDGLPLLQEDEVLRHNGHLPFPPPLQPGMVLDGYRIEAELHASTRTQIYRAYDTVQQRRVILKTPSVLYDDDTHYIEHFLHEEWAGKRIQHANVLQVLETDRAKSCLYYVTEYIDGRTLREWMAANPKPEVRQVRALVEQIAKGLRAFHRMEMLHQDLKPENVMIAGDGRVKIIDFGSVKIAGIAEITPLEQAGEENVLGTRNYTAPEYHLGQRGTVKSDLFSLGVICYEMLNGELPFGPLPEKPNRTNLERLAYIPSIRRNAMVPVWIDGALRKATSISPRSRYDELSEFLHDLAMPNPQFLKTEDKIPLVERNPLLFWKSAALFFFACSFVLALLLLSRH, from the coding sequence ATGGCCAAAACCTTAGCGGTGCGCATCGGCGCCGCCAGCGACAAGGGCGTCAAAGCCGACAACGAGGATTTCTGGGGCGCCTTGGTGCCGGCCGAACCGCAGTTAACGTTAAAAGGCATAGCCGTCGCGATTGCCGACGGCATGAGCGGCAGCGAGGCCGGCAAGGAAGCCAGCCATTGTTGTATCACCGCCTTCCTGGAAGATTATTACAGCACGCCGGATTCCTGGTCGGTGACCAAGGCCGGCCAAAAAATCCTGTCGGCGACCAATTCCTGGCTGCATAGCCAGGGCCGGATGCGTTACGCGTCAGTAAAAGGCATGGTCAGCACCTTGAGCGTGTTGGTGCTGAAATCCAATACCGCCCATATTTTCCACGTAGGCGATTCGCGCATTTATTTGTGGCGGCAGGGGCAGTTGGAACAGCTCACGCGCGACCACCGGTTGTGGGTTAGCGACGACAAGAGCTATCTGAACCGGGCGATGGGCATCGAGCCGCATCTGGAGATCGATTACAAATCGTTGACGCTGGAGAAGGGCGACCGTTTTCTGCTCAGCACCGACGGCCTGCACGACTTCGTCGGCGAAGCTTACATCCGCGCCCAATTGGCCGAGGCCGGCGATCCGGAGCTGATCGCCAAAAACCTGGTGGCGCTGGCGCTGGCCAACGCCAGCGACGACAACGTCACCTGCCAGATTGTCGAGATCGACGGCCTGCCGTTGCTGCAGGAAGACGAGGTGTTGCGCCACAACGGCCATTTGCCGTTTCCGCCGCCGCTGCAACCGGGCATGGTGCTGGACGGCTACCGGATCGAAGCCGAATTGCACGCCAGCACGCGCACCCAGATTTACCGGGCCTACGATACCGTGCAGCAGCGGCGGGTGATTTTGAAGACGCCGTCGGTGCTGTACGACGACGATACCCATTACATCGAACATTTTCTGCACGAGGAATGGGCCGGCAAACGGATTCAGCATGCCAACGTGTTGCAGGTGCTGGAAACCGACCGGGCCAAGTCCTGCTTGTATTACGTCACCGAATACATCGACGGCCGTACGCTGCGGGAGTGGATGGCCGCTAATCCGAAGCCGGAGGTACGCCAGGTCAGGGCGCTGGTCGAACAAATCGCCAAGGGCCTGCGTGCGTTCCACCGCATGGAAATGCTGCACCAGGATTTGAAGCCGGAAAACGTCATGATCGCCGGCGACGGCCGCGTCAAAATCATCGATTTCGGTTCGGTGAAAATCGCCGGCATTGCCGAAATCACGCCGCTGGAACAGGCCGGGGAAGAGAATGTGCTGGGTACGCGCAATTACACGGCGCCGGAGTACCATCTCGGCCAGCGCGGCACGGTCAAGTCCGATTTGTTTTCGTTGGGCGTGATTTGCTACGAAATGTTGAACGGCGAGCTGCCGTTCGGCCCGCTGCCGGAAAAACCGAACCGGACCAATCTGGAGCGGTTGGCTTATATCCCCAGCATCAGGCGCAATGCCATGGTACCGGTCTGGATCGACGGCGCGTTGCGCAAAGCCACCAGCATTTCGCCGCGCAGCCGTTACGACGAACTGTCCGAATTTCTGCACGACCTGGCCATGCCGAATCCGCAATTTCTGAAAACCGAAGACAAAATCCCGTTGGTCGAGCGCAATCCGTTGTTGTTCTGGAAAAGCGCGGCCTTGTTTTTCTTTGCTTGCAGCTTTGTGCTGGCCTTGCTGCTGTTGAGCCGGCATTAG
- a CDS encoding NarK family nitrate/nitrite MFS transporter translates to MSASKLELFSFTGKMKILHMSWLAFFISFVVWFNHAPLMLAIAETLKLSPAETKTILILNVALTIPARIAIGILVDKFGPKRTYSALLAVGSMPCFMFAAADNFEQLALARFLMGFVGAGFVIGIRMVGEWFPARQLGIAEGIYGGWGNFGSAAAAIVLPSLALAFGGENGWRYAIAATGVLALLYSVLYFFSVSDTPKGSTYFKPKKAGAMEVTSYADLALYILMSVPLYAALTLLAWKLSPTGMKLLSEPATIAAYVAIWTLFAYNVYKIVHINAEHLAQPIEAIHRYPFKQVAILDLAYLVTFGSELAVVSMLPMFFHDTFKHTGISTVQAGLLASSFAFMNLVARPGGGWLSDKYGRKLSLTICVLGCAVGYAAMSQIESSWPIALAFAVTFLCSFFVQAGCGAVYAMVPLIKRRMTGQIAGMVGAYGNVGGVTFLTVLSFVTPETFFLTIAATAAVVAVSVQFIAEPAGHMAEVMEDGSVAMIELN, encoded by the coding sequence ATGTCTGCAAGCAAACTCGAACTTTTCAGTTTTACCGGCAAAATGAAAATTTTGCACATGAGCTGGCTGGCGTTCTTCATCAGCTTTGTGGTCTGGTTCAACCACGCGCCGTTGATGTTGGCGATTGCCGAAACGCTGAAACTCAGCCCGGCCGAGACCAAGACCATTTTGATTCTGAACGTGGCGCTGACGATACCGGCGCGGATCGCGATCGGCATTTTGGTGGACAAGTTCGGGCCGAAGCGCACCTATTCGGCCTTGCTGGCCGTCGGCAGCATGCCGTGCTTCATGTTCGCCGCGGCCGACAATTTCGAACAACTGGCGCTGGCCCGGTTTCTGATGGGCTTCGTCGGCGCCGGTTTCGTGATCGGCATCCGCATGGTCGGCGAATGGTTTCCGGCCCGGCAGCTCGGCATCGCCGAAGGCATTTACGGCGGCTGGGGCAACTTCGGTTCGGCCGCGGCCGCTATCGTATTGCCGTCGCTGGCGCTGGCCTTCGGCGGCGAGAATGGCTGGCGTTACGCGATTGCGGCGACCGGCGTATTGGCCTTGCTGTATTCGGTCCTGTATTTTTTCAGCGTCAGCGATACGCCGAAGGGCTCGACCTATTTCAAACCGAAAAAGGCCGGGGCGATGGAAGTCACCAGCTACGCCGACTTGGCGCTGTACATCCTGATGAGTGTGCCGCTGTATGCGGCATTGACCCTGCTGGCCTGGAAACTGTCGCCGACCGGCATGAAATTGTTGTCGGAGCCGGCCACCATCGCCGCTTACGTCGCGATTTGGACGCTGTTTGCCTACAACGTTTACAAAATCGTGCACATCAACGCCGAACACCTGGCCCAACCCATCGAAGCGATACACCGCTACCCGTTCAAACAGGTGGCGATTTTGGATTTGGCCTATCTGGTGACTTTCGGCTCGGAACTGGCCGTGGTGTCGATGCTGCCGATGTTCTTCCACGATACTTTCAAACATACCGGAATCAGCACGGTACAAGCCGGCTTGCTGGCGTCCAGTTTCGCTTTCATGAATCTGGTGGCGCGTCCCGGCGGCGGCTGGCTCAGCGATAAATACGGCCGCAAATTGTCGTTAACTATCTGCGTACTCGGTTGCGCGGTCGGTTATGCGGCGATGTCGCAAATTGAGTCGAGCTGGCCGATTGCGTTGGCCTTCGCCGTGACCTTCTTGTGCTCGTTTTTCGTCCAGGCCGGCTGCGGCGCGGTGTATGCGATGGTGCCGCTGATCAAACGCCGCATGACCGGCCAAATCGCCGGCATGGTCGGCGCTTACGGCAACGTCGGCGGCGTGACCTTTTTGACCGTGCTGTCGTTCGTGACGCCGGAAACCTTCTTCCTGACCATTGCCGCCACGGCGGCGGTAGTGGCGGTAAGCGTTCAATTCATCGCCGAACCGGCCGGGCACATGGCGGAAGTCATGGAAGACGGCAGCGTGGCGATGATAGAACTGAACTGA
- a CDS encoding bifunctional protein-serine/threonine kinase/phosphatase, giving the protein MSGRLTVGVGQYSDRGRKPLNQDYYGVYIAKEPQLSAKGIAVAVADGISSSGVSHVASQAAVTGFLLDYYCTSEAWSVKKSVQKVLFATNSWLYAQTRYSRYCYDKDRGYVCTFSALVVKSATAYLFHVGDSRIYRVRGGEWEQLTNDHRLWVSPDTSYLSRALGMDSHLELDYRAEPVECGDVFVLATDGVYEFVEPSAMAQAVAAAGHDLDAAAKAMADTALAAGSGDNLTVQIVRIEQLPQADAGELLTALADLPFPPLLRERMEFDGYTVLRELHVSSRSHVHLAIDTESRLPVVIKSPSLDLRDDPAYLERFLMEDWIARRIDSPFVLKPCPQTRKRHFLYVASEFVDGRTLAQWMLDHPQPALEAVRAIVEQIAKGLRAFHRLEMLHQDLRPQNVMIDHAGAVKIIDFGSVRVAGVAEILPEPERQAILGTAQYTAPEYFLGEAGTPRSDLYSLAVIAYQMLSGRLPYGAEVSQCRSRQAQYKLRYQELHYAQPQIPLWVDHALRKALHPDPNQRYADIAEFVHDLRYPNQTYLRQARPALIERNPLAFWKGLSLLLALLVFALSLALHNATHPRIAAAGAASPSAAAAGQ; this is encoded by the coding sequence ATGTCCGGGCGACTTACCGTCGGCGTCGGCCAATATTCCGACCGCGGCCGCAAGCCGCTGAACCAGGATTACTACGGCGTTTACATTGCCAAAGAACCGCAATTGAGCGCCAAAGGCATCGCGGTCGCCGTGGCCGACGGCATCAGCAGCAGCGGCGTCAGCCACGTCGCCAGCCAGGCCGCGGTAACCGGTTTTTTGCTGGATTATTACTGTACCTCCGAAGCCTGGTCGGTAAAAAAATCGGTGCAGAAAGTATTGTTTGCCACCAATTCCTGGCTGTACGCGCAAACCCGCTACAGCCGCTACTGTTACGACAAAGACCGCGGCTACGTCTGCACCTTCAGCGCGCTGGTGGTCAAATCCGCCACCGCCTATCTGTTCCACGTCGGCGATAGCCGGATTTACCGCGTGCGCGGCGGCGAATGGGAGCAATTGACCAACGACCACCGGCTGTGGGTGTCGCCGGACACCAGTTATCTGAGCCGGGCCTTGGGCATGGACAGCCATCTGGAACTGGATTACCGGGCCGAGCCGGTCGAATGCGGCGACGTGTTCGTGCTGGCCACCGACGGCGTTTACGAATTCGTCGAACCGAGCGCGATGGCCCAGGCCGTCGCCGCGGCCGGCCACGATCTGGACGCCGCGGCCAAAGCCATGGCCGATACCGCACTGGCCGCCGGCAGCGGCGACAACCTGACGGTACAGATCGTCCGCATCGAGCAACTGCCGCAAGCGGATGCCGGGGAATTGCTGACGGCGTTGGCCGACCTGCCGTTTCCGCCGTTGTTGCGGGAGCGGATGGAATTCGACGGTTACACCGTGCTGCGCGAGTTGCACGTCAGCAGCCGCAGCCATGTCCATCTGGCCATCGACACCGAGAGTCGGTTGCCGGTCGTGATCAAATCGCCGTCGCTCGACCTGCGCGACGATCCGGCCTATCTGGAACGGTTTCTGATGGAAGACTGGATCGCGCGCCGGATCGACAGCCCCTTCGTGCTGAAGCCGTGCCCGCAGACCCGCAAACGCCATTTCCTCTACGTCGCCAGCGAATTCGTCGACGGCCGCACCTTGGCGCAGTGGATGTTGGACCATCCGCAGCCGGCGCTGGAAGCGGTGCGGGCCATCGTCGAACAGATCGCCAAGGGCTTGCGTGCGTTTCACCGCCTGGAAATGCTGCATCAGGACCTGCGGCCGCAAAACGTCATGATCGACCATGCCGGCGCGGTAAAAATCATCGATTTCGGTTCGGTGCGGGTGGCCGGCGTTGCCGAAATCCTGCCGGAACCGGAACGGCAAGCCATCCTCGGCACGGCCCAATACACCGCGCCGGAATATTTTCTCGGCGAGGCCGGCACGCCGCGCTCGGATTTGTATTCGTTGGCGGTTATCGCCTACCAGATGCTGAGCGGCCGCTTGCCGTACGGCGCGGAAGTCAGCCAGTGCCGCAGCCGGCAGGCGCAATACAAACTGCGCTACCAAGAGCTGCATTACGCGCAACCGCAGATTCCGCTGTGGGTCGACCATGCGTTGCGCAAGGCCTTACATCCCGACCCGAACCAGCGCTACGCCGACATCGCCGAATTCGTCCACGACCTGCGCTACCCCAACCAAACCTATCTGCGCCAGGCCCGGCCGGCGCTGATCGAACGCAACCCGCTGGCGTTTTGGAAGGGTTTGTCGTTGCTGCTGGCACTTTTGGTTTTCGCTTTATCTCTGGCGTTGCACAACGCCACCCACCCGCGCATTGCGGCGGCCGGCGCGGCATCGCCGTCCGCCGCGGCCGCCGGCCAATAG